GTGACAAAGAGCGTGGTGCCGGCATCGGCCAAACGGTAGAGAATTTCCCAGAAGCGTCTGCGGAAAACCGGGTCGACCCCGCCGGTTGGTTCATCGAGGAAAAGGATTGCGGGGCGGTGCAGAAGCGCTGCGGCGAGGGCCAGCCGCTGGCGCCATCCGGTCGGAAGCGATTCCGCCAGGCGATCGATGAAATCGGTTAAATCGAGCAAATCGGTCAATTCGGCAATACGTTCTTTCAATTGGCCGTTCGGCAAATGATAAACCGAACCGTAGAATTGAAGATTCTCGCGGCCGGTGAGATCGCGATAGAGCGAAAATTTCTGCGACATGTATCCAATGCTTCTCTTGATTTGTTCGCTGTCTTTATAAATATCGAATCCGTTGACAATACCGGTACCGGAGGTGGGAAGCAGAAGGCCGCAGAGAATCCTTATGGCGGTGGTTTTGCCGGCGCCATTGGCTCCCAGAAAACC
This genomic interval from Candidatus Zixiibacteriota bacterium contains the following:
- a CDS encoding ABC transporter ATP-binding protein; this encodes MDYAVTIDKLTKKFGAFTAVDEISLKVARGEIFGFLGANGAGKTTAIRILCGLLLPTSGTGIVNGFDIYKDSEQIKRSIGYMSQKFSLYRDLTGRENLQFYGSVYHLPNGQLKERIAELTDLLDLTDFIDRLAESLPTGWRQRLALAAALLHRPAILFLDEPTGGVDPVFRRRFWEILYRLADAGTTLFVT